In a genomic window of Aeromonas veronii:
- a CDS encoding type I restriction-modification system subunit M yields the protein MSSISSVIKSIQDIMRKDAGIDGDAQRLGQLSWLLFLKVFDAQEEELEFEQDNYRCPIPERFLWRNWAADSEGLTGDALLDFVNNDLFDSLKNQPANIDLNPRGYVVKEAFSDAFNYMKNGTLLKQVINKLNEIDFTDSSERHLFGDIYEQILRDLQSAGNAGEFYTPRAVTRFMVNRIDPKLGERIMDPACGTGGFLACAFDHVKEHYVETAADHQTLQQQILGVEKKQLPHLLCTTNMLLHGIEVPVQIRHGNTLDKPLSSWDSDIDVILTNPPFGGTEEDGIEQNFPADLRTRETADLFLQLIIEVLAPATNGKGGRAAVVLPDGTLFGEGVKTKIKQLLTSECNLHTIVRLPNGVFAPYTGIKTNILFFTKGQPTQDVWFYEHPYPAGVKNYSKTKPMKFEEFEAEIAWWGDEADGFAARVENEQAWKVGIDTIIERNFNLDIKNPHVGEQISHDPDELLARYATEQAEIQTLRDQLKAILGDALGKSAAKQGEQA from the coding sequence ATGTCATCCATCAGCTCAGTCATCAAATCCATTCAGGACATCATGCGTAAGGACGCCGGTATCGACGGCGATGCCCAGCGCCTTGGCCAGCTCTCCTGGCTGCTGTTTTTGAAAGTGTTCGACGCCCAGGAAGAGGAGCTGGAGTTTGAGCAGGATAACTACCGCTGCCCCATCCCCGAGCGCTTCCTGTGGCGCAACTGGGCGGCCGATAGCGAAGGGCTGACCGGTGATGCCCTGCTCGATTTCGTCAACAACGATCTGTTCGACAGCCTGAAAAACCAGCCTGCCAATATCGATCTCAACCCTCGTGGCTATGTGGTGAAAGAGGCGTTCAGCGATGCCTTCAACTACATGAAAAACGGCACCCTGCTCAAGCAGGTGATCAACAAGCTCAACGAGATCGACTTTACCGACAGCAGCGAACGCCACCTGTTTGGCGATATCTACGAGCAGATCCTGCGCGACCTGCAAAGCGCCGGTAACGCGGGTGAGTTCTACACCCCCCGCGCCGTCACCCGCTTTATGGTCAACCGCATCGATCCCAAACTCGGCGAGCGGATCATGGACCCGGCCTGCGGCACCGGTGGCTTTCTCGCCTGCGCCTTCGATCATGTCAAAGAGCACTATGTCGAGACCGCTGCCGACCACCAGACCCTGCAGCAGCAGATCCTGGGGGTCGAGAAGAAGCAGCTGCCGCACCTCCTTTGCACCACCAATATGCTGCTGCACGGCATCGAGGTGCCGGTGCAGATCCGCCACGGCAACACCCTCGACAAACCGCTGTCGAGCTGGGATAGCGATATCGATGTGATCCTCACCAACCCGCCCTTTGGCGGCACCGAAGAGGATGGCATCGAGCAAAACTTCCCGGCCGATCTGCGCACCCGCGAAACTGCCGACCTGTTCCTGCAGCTGATTATCGAAGTCCTTGCCCCGGCAACAAATGGCAAGGGCGGTCGTGCCGCCGTGGTGCTGCCCGATGGCACCCTGTTTGGCGAAGGGGTCAAAACCAAGATCAAGCAACTGCTCACCAGCGAGTGCAACCTGCACACCATAGTGCGGCTGCCCAACGGCGTGTTTGCCCCCTATACCGGCATCAAGACCAATATCCTCTTCTTCACCAAGGGGCAGCCCACCCAGGATGTCTGGTTCTACGAGCACCCCTATCCGGCCGGGGTGAAGAACTACAGCAAAACCAAGCCGATGAAGTTTGAGGAATTTGAGGCAGAGATCGCTTGGTGGGGTGATGAGGCGGACGGCTTTGCTGCCCGGGTAGAGAACGAGCAAGCCTGGAAGGTCGGCATCGACACCATTATCGAGCGCAACTTTAACCTCGATATTAAAAATCCCCATGTCGGCGAGCAGATAAGCCATGACCCCGACGAGCTGCTGGCGCGCTATGCCACCGAGCAGGCTGAAATCCAGACCCTGCGTGACCAGCTAAAAGCCATTCTGGGCGACGCCTTGGGCAAAAGTGCGGCCAAGCAAGGGGAGCAGGCATAA
- the rph gene encoding ribonuclease PH, translated as MSRPSDRSAAQLRPVTITRNFTKHAEGSVLVEFGNTRVLCTASVDTSVPRFLKGKGQGWVTAEYGMLPRSTHSRMNREAASGKQSGRTLEISRLIARSLRAAVDLTALGEHSITVDCDVLQADGGTRTASITGACVALVDALNWMVEKGMIKQSPLKQMIAAVSVGMYQGEAICDLEYIEDSAAETDMNVVMTEDGRIIEVQGTAEAEPFTHEELLAMLGLAKGGIDEIIALQKQSLS; from the coding sequence ATGTCACGTCCCAGCGATCGCAGTGCCGCGCAACTTCGCCCGGTTACCATTACCCGCAATTTCACCAAACATGCAGAAGGCTCAGTGCTGGTGGAGTTCGGTAACACTCGCGTGCTCTGCACCGCCAGCGTCGACACCAGCGTTCCGCGCTTCCTGAAAGGGAAGGGTCAGGGTTGGGTCACTGCCGAATACGGCATGCTGCCGCGTTCCACCCACTCCCGGATGAACCGCGAAGCGGCCTCCGGCAAGCAGAGTGGCCGTACGCTGGAGATCTCCCGGCTGATCGCCCGCTCCCTGCGCGCCGCGGTAGACCTGACTGCGCTGGGCGAGCACTCCATCACCGTTGACTGTGATGTGCTGCAAGCCGATGGCGGCACCCGCACCGCTTCCATTACCGGTGCCTGCGTGGCGCTGGTGGATGCGCTGAACTGGATGGTCGAGAAGGGCATGATCAAGCAGAGCCCGCTCAAGCAGATGATCGCCGCCGTTTCCGTCGGCATGTATCAGGGCGAAGCCATCTGCGATCTGGAGTACATCGAAGACTCCGCCGCCGAGACCGACATGAACGTGGTGATGACCGAAGATGGTCGCATCATCGAGGTGCAGGGCACCGCGGAAGCCGAGCCCTTCACCCATGAGGAGCTGCTGGCGATGCTGGGGCTCGCCAAGGGCGGCATTGACGAGATCATTGCGCTGCAGAAGCAGTCACTCTCCTGA
- the pyrE gene encoding orotate phosphoribosyltransferase, whose protein sequence is MKAYQRQFIEFALEKQVLKFGEFTLKSGRKSPYFFNAGLFNSGRDLARLGRFYAAALMDAGIEFDVLFGPAYKGIPIASATAVQLVEQHDVDVPWCFNRKEAKDHGEGGNLVGSPLKGRIMLVDDVITAGTAIRESMDLIQANGASLAGVLIALDRQEKGKGELSAIQEVERDYSAHIIAIIQMSDLIAYLEEKQAEQPELAEQLVAMKAYRAQYGI, encoded by the coding sequence ATGAAAGCCTACCAGCGTCAATTTATCGAGTTCGCCCTGGAGAAACAGGTCCTCAAATTCGGTGAATTTACCCTGAAATCCGGTCGTAAAAGCCCCTACTTCTTCAACGCCGGTCTGTTCAACAGCGGCCGCGATCTGGCCCGTCTCGGCCGCTTCTATGCCGCCGCCCTGATGGATGCCGGTATCGAGTTCGATGTGCTGTTTGGCCCGGCCTACAAGGGGATCCCCATCGCTTCCGCCACTGCGGTGCAGCTGGTGGAGCAGCACGATGTGGACGTGCCCTGGTGCTTCAACCGCAAGGAGGCCAAGGATCACGGCGAGGGCGGCAATCTGGTGGGCAGCCCGCTCAAGGGGCGCATCATGCTGGTGGACGACGTTATCACCGCTGGCACCGCCATCCGTGAATCCATGGATCTGATCCAGGCCAACGGCGCCTCGCTGGCGGGCGTGCTGATCGCGCTGGACCGTCAGGAGAAGGGCAAGGGCGAGCTCTCCGCCATTCAGGAGGTGGAGCGTGACTACAGCGCCCACATCATCGCCATCATCCAGATGAGCGATCTGATTGCCTATCTGGAAGAGAAGCAGGCCGAGCAGCCGGAGCTGGCCGAGCAGCTGGTTGCCATGAAGGCTTACCGCGCCCAGTACGGTATCTGA
- a CDS encoding Abi family protein, translating to MPYTKPWLSHQDQLAQLQRRGMTITDQTIALDYLERIGYYRLSGYWYPFRERSGEVILLSEQGRKPQKIKTTRVALEHFKAGSRFIDAVELYVFDKRLRMLAMDALERIEIAIRVDISHTLGQLDPFAYLKPECLFAGFSQQLDESSGVSKHHDWLGKHGRLIGRSKEEFVKHNKVKYGLPLPIWVACEVWDFGTMSTLYAGMRETEQDQIAAAYGVANGRVFATWLRSLNYLRNVCAHHSRLWNRNITEQPKLPHAANLPWVASYTNNHHAQARCFLLLRICRHLMAYINPNSSWPQRMRDHLNAFPDLAHLGLDLSGMGAPANWQQDW from the coding sequence ATGCCCTACACCAAACCGTGGCTTAGCCATCAGGATCAGCTTGCCCAACTGCAACGGCGCGGTATGACCATCACCGATCAGACCATCGCCCTCGATTATCTCGAACGCATCGGTTACTACCGGCTCAGTGGCTACTGGTATCCGTTTCGTGAACGCTCTGGCGAGGTGATTCTGTTATCTGAGCAGGGCAGAAAGCCGCAGAAAATCAAAACGACCCGTGTCGCGCTGGAACACTTCAAGGCGGGTAGCCGCTTCATCGATGCGGTTGAACTCTATGTGTTCGACAAGCGACTGCGCATGTTGGCGATGGATGCGCTGGAGCGGATCGAAATCGCCATTCGTGTCGATATTTCCCACACCTTGGGGCAGCTTGACCCCTTCGCCTATCTCAAGCCGGAGTGTCTGTTTGCCGGTTTCAGCCAGCAACTTGACGAGAGCAGCGGCGTCAGTAAGCATCACGACTGGTTAGGTAAACACGGCAGATTGATTGGCCGCTCCAAAGAGGAGTTCGTCAAACACAACAAGGTCAAATATGGGCTGCCGCTGCCAATTTGGGTGGCCTGTGAAGTCTGGGATTTTGGCACCATGTCAACGCTCTATGCAGGCATGAGAGAGACGGAACAGGATCAGATCGCGGCAGCCTATGGCGTTGCTAATGGCCGGGTCTTTGCAACCTGGCTGCGCAGTCTCAACTACTTGCGCAATGTGTGTGCTCACCATAGCCGGTTGTGGAATCGCAACATTACGGAACAGCCAAAGCTGCCGCATGCTGCCAATTTGCCTTGGGTTGCGAGCTACACAAACAATCACCATGCGCAGGCTCGCTGCTTCTTGCTGCTACGGATCTGCCGCCACCTGATGGCTTATATCAACCCAAACTCAAGCTGGCCGCAGCGGATGCGCGATCATCTCAACGCTTTCCCGGATCTGGCCCATCTTGGCCTAGACCTGTCAGGCATGGGTGCCCCTGCAAACTGGCAACAGGATTGGTAA
- a CDS encoding YicC family protein produces MIHSMTAYARKEFKGDWGTAVWEIRSVNQRYLETYIRLPEQLRSLEPVLRERFRAKLQRGKVECNLRFEAAQADAKQLHINEELAKLIIDSANWVMKEAGQGQLNPVDVLRWPGVMAAAEQDMDAVATELLGGFDQTMEDFLASRASEGANLKALIEQRLAGIQVEVKKVREHLPQIIEWQRQKLTDRLAEAKVELDPARIEQEIVLLAQKIDVAEELDRLEMHISETNKIMKKGGACGRRLDFMMQEFNRESNTLGSKSINAEVTQSAVELKVLIEQMREQIQNIE; encoded by the coding sequence ATGATTCACAGCATGACCGCCTACGCCCGCAAGGAATTCAAGGGCGACTGGGGCACAGCCGTTTGGGAAATTCGTTCGGTCAACCAGCGCTATCTGGAAACCTACATTCGCCTGCCGGAGCAACTGCGCAGCCTGGAGCCGGTACTGCGTGAGCGTTTCCGCGCCAAGCTGCAGCGCGGCAAGGTGGAGTGCAACCTGCGTTTCGAAGCCGCTCAAGCCGATGCAAAGCAGCTGCATATCAATGAAGAGCTGGCCAAACTGATCATCGATAGCGCCAACTGGGTAATGAAAGAGGCGGGCCAGGGTCAGCTCAATCCGGTCGACGTGCTGCGCTGGCCGGGCGTCATGGCCGCCGCCGAGCAGGACATGGACGCGGTCGCCACCGAGCTGCTCGGCGGGTTTGACCAGACCATGGAAGATTTCCTTGCCTCCCGCGCCAGCGAAGGGGCCAACCTCAAGGCGCTGATCGAACAGCGTCTGGCCGGTATTCAGGTGGAAGTGAAGAAGGTGCGCGAACACCTGCCGCAGATCATCGAGTGGCAACGCCAGAAGCTCACCGACCGGCTGGCCGAAGCCAAGGTCGAGCTGGATCCGGCCCGCATCGAGCAGGAGATCGTGCTGCTGGCCCAGAAGATCGACGTGGCCGAAGAGCTGGATCGTCTGGAGATGCACATCAGCGAAACCAACAAGATCATGAAGAAGGGCGGTGCCTGTGGCCGTCGCCTCGACTTTATGATGCAGGAGTTCAACCGCGAGTCGAACACCCTCGGTTCAAAGTCGATCAATGCCGAAGTGACCCAGTCCGCCGTCGAACTCAAGGTGCTGATCGAGCAGATGCGCGAGCAAATTCAGAACATCGAGTGA
- a CDS encoding restriction endonuclease subunit S — MAALKIENLITDHLDLWTAAVRPKSSAGRGSNSKLELTGIKKLRELILELAVRGKLVPQDPSDEPASVLLERIAAEKARLVKEGKIKKPKALPEISEEEKPFELPEGWEWGCLGNIVAIIRGITFPASEKHREPSEGKIACLRTANVQDKIEWDDLLYINTSFVKRQEQCAEVGDIVMSMANSKELVGKVAYISEIPSGSATFGGFLSVIRPYEIDASFLMAVLRAPQTRSVLIDSSSQTTNIANISLEKLNPLVIAIPPLPEQHRIVAKVDELMALCDQLEQRSESQLAAHQTLVETLLATLTDSSDADELAQNWARLTTHFDTLFTTEASIDALKQTVLQLAVMGKLVPQDPSDEPASALLERIAAEKAQMVKEKKIKKEKPLPAISEDEKPFELPQGWEWARLGNIGICSTGKTPSTGNSAFYDGEIPFIGPGQITPSGKLLAAEKYLSDVGLELSSEANAGDILMVCIGGSIGKSTICDRQIGFNQQINSIRPILCDSYFLLAAMTTKAFTNLLLERATGSATPIINRSKWEEIPIPMSPYQEQLRIISRVHELMALCDQLKSRLQTSQQTQLALAESLVEGTLS; from the coding sequence ATGGCGGCGCTGAAAATAGAAAATCTGATTACCGACCATCTGGATCTCTGGACCGCGGCGGTGCGCCCGAAAAGCAGTGCCGGACGCGGCAGCAACAGCAAGCTGGAACTGACCGGCATCAAAAAGCTGCGCGAGCTGATCCTGGAGCTGGCCGTGCGCGGTAAACTGGTGCCGCAAGACCCCAGCGATGAACCGGCCTCCGTGCTGCTGGAACGGATTGCAGCCGAAAAGGCGCGGCTGGTCAAAGAGGGCAAAATTAAAAAGCCCAAAGCCTTGCCGGAAATTAGCGAGGAAGAGAAGCCGTTTGAATTGCCGGAGGGGTGGGAGTGGGGATGTTTAGGAAATATTGTAGCCATTATTCGTGGTATTACATTTCCTGCTAGCGAAAAACACCGCGAACCGTCAGAGGGCAAAATAGCTTGCCTACGCACAGCTAATGTCCAAGATAAAATAGAATGGGATGACTTGCTTTATATAAACACCTCATTTGTTAAACGCCAAGAACAGTGTGCCGAAGTTGGTGATATTGTTATGTCTATGGCAAACAGCAAGGAGCTTGTTGGTAAAGTTGCTTACATTTCTGAAATACCATCTGGAAGTGCAACATTTGGTGGTTTTCTTAGTGTAATTAGACCATATGAAATTGATGCGTCTTTTTTGATGGCTGTATTACGAGCACCTCAGACAAGGTCTGTTCTTATCGATAGCTCAAGTCAGACAACAAATATTGCTAATATATCGTTGGAAAAATTAAATCCACTTGTCATTGCCATCCCACCTTTGCCAGAACAACACCGCATCGTTGCCAAAGTGGATGAGCTTATGGCTCTCTGCGACCAGCTGGAGCAGCGCAGCGAATCACAGCTGGCGGCCCATCAGACGCTGGTGGAGACCCTGCTCGCCACGCTGACAGACTCCAGCGATGCTGATGAGCTGGCGCAAAACTGGGCGCGGCTAACCACTCACTTCGATACCCTCTTTACCACCGAGGCCAGTATTGACGCCTTGAAACAGACCGTCCTGCAATTGGCGGTAATGGGCAAGCTGGTGCCGCAAGACCCGAGCGATGAACCCGCCTCAGCCCTGCTGGAACGCATCGCCGCCGAAAAAGCCCAGATGGTCAAAGAGAAGAAAATCAAAAAAGAGAAACCGCTACCTGCGATCAGCGAAGACGAAAAGCCGTTTGAGTTACCGCAGGGATGGGAGTGGGCCAGACTTGGAAATATAGGGATTTGCTCAACGGGGAAAACTCCTAGCACTGGAAACTCTGCCTTTTATGATGGTGAAATTCCTTTTATTGGGCCAGGACAAATAACTCCATCTGGTAAATTATTGGCAGCAGAAAAGTATCTTAGTGACGTAGGCTTGGAGCTCAGCTCTGAAGCAAACGCTGGGGATATCTTGATGGTTTGTATTGGTGGGTCTATAGGTAAGTCCACCATATGTGACAGGCAGATCGGATTTAATCAACAGATAAACTCTATTAGACCAATCTTATGTGATTCATATTTTTTGTTGGCTGCAATGACTACAAAGGCCTTTACAAATCTCTTGTTAGAACGAGCGACTGGTTCTGCGACTCCGATTATCAATAGAAGTAAGTGGGAGGAAATCCCAATTCCGATGTCACCATATCAAGAGCAACTTCGTATCATTTCCAGGGTTCATGAGTTAATGGCTCTCTGCGACCAACTAAAATCCCGCTTGCAAACCAGCCAGCAGACCCAGCTTGCGCTGGCCGAGTCGCTGGTAGAGGGGACGCTAAGCTGA